One stretch of Dehalococcoidia bacterium DNA includes these proteins:
- a CDS encoding site-specific integrase, whose amino-acid sequence MAKRNDGEGSVRERPNGLFEARLRLPDGTRRSFYGKTRKEVVGKLHEAQRTVEQGHVPAPARLMLGDFLEDYFVTAPPPGLAPKTLQHYRMAVKHYIAPALGKLKLRDVTRPRVQAMLNGLSERGLSAATVIHARATLSVALEKARGDGLVTDNAAKRAETPTLTRRKVKALSPADARGILDAFTGHYLEPLVTVALGTGARQAELLGLSWEDVKLDAGTITIDKQLQRVEGEYRLTRPKSETSNRTLTLPPVAVEALRRERVRQMEARLVAGDAWEGSGRVFVT is encoded by the coding sequence ATGGCGAAGCGTAACGACGGTGAAGGCAGCGTCCGTGAGCGGCCAAACGGCCTGTTCGAAGCCCGGCTGCGGCTGCCGGACGGCACGCGCCGCTCTTTCTACGGCAAGACGCGCAAGGAGGTAGTTGGAAAGCTGCATGAGGCGCAGCGTACGGTCGAGCAAGGCCACGTGCCCGCGCCCGCGCGGCTCATGCTCGGCGACTTCCTCGAAGACTACTTCGTAACCGCACCCCCGCCGGGGCTCGCCCCGAAGACCCTGCAGCACTACCGCATGGCTGTGAAGCACTACATCGCGCCGGCACTGGGCAAGCTGAAGCTGCGCGATGTGACCCGGCCGCGCGTGCAGGCGATGCTCAATGGCCTCAGCGAACGCGGGTTGAGCGCAGCTACCGTGATCCACGCGCGCGCGACACTCTCCGTGGCGCTGGAGAAGGCGCGCGGTGACGGACTCGTGACCGACAACGCCGCAAAGCGCGCCGAGACGCCGACCCTGACCCGCCGCAAGGTCAAGGCGCTGAGCCCAGCGGACGCCCGCGGCATCCTCGATGCGTTCACCGGCCACTACCTCGAACCGCTGGTGACGGTGGCGCTTGGTACGGGTGCGCGCCAGGCCGAGCTGCTGGGACTCAGTTGGGAAGACGTGAAGCTGGACGCCGGCACGATCACGATCGACAAGCAGTTGCAGCGGGTGGAGGGCGAGTACCGCCTGACACGGCCGAAGAGCGAGACAAGCAACCGCACGCTGACGCTGCCGCCGGTGGCCGTGGAGGCGCTGCGCCGCGAGCGCGTGCGCCAGATGGAGGCGCGGCTTGTTGCCGGCGATGCCTGGGAAGGGTCCGGCCGCGTGTTCGTGAC
- a CDS encoding helix-turn-helix domain-containing protein has product MVDTTLLSVEDVAERVKASPATVRRWLRSGQLRGIRLGGRKLGWRISEAELRRFLEAAADHEDEDGE; this is encoded by the coding sequence ATGGTAGACACAACCCTCTTGAGCGTGGAAGACGTAGCAGAACGGGTAAAAGCAAGTCCGGCGACGGTGCGGCGCTGGCTACGCAGCGGCCAACTGCGGGGCATACGGCTCGGCGGCCGCAAGTTGGGCTGGCGCATCAGCGAAGCGGAGCTACGCCGCTTCTTGGAGGCGGCCGCCGATCATGAGGACGAGGACGGCGAATGA